In the bacterium genome, CATCGCTGCTGTAGTAACCGTTGTTTTACCCTGCTTTAGCTTTTCTCAGTGTCCTCTGTGAGCTCAGTGGTAAAAAACATCGCTGCTGTAGTAACCGTTGTTTTACCCTGCTTTAGCTTTTCTCAGTGTCCTCTGTGAGCTCAGTGGTAAAAAATATCGCTGTCATAGAAAAACCGGCCTTTACCCGGATTAAAGATTTTACCCTGAGAAACCCTATGTACCATGTGGTCAAAAATATCGCTTTAATAGCAACCGGGATCGCTTCGCATAGGATTCAGCTCGCGATGACAAAAGCAGCTGCATTCCGGGTCTCCGCTTCGCTTCGCCCGGAATGACGGGGGTGGGTGCGGTTCGCCTTTTCCCATTCTCAGGTATTCTCCGTGACCTCCGTGCCTCCGTGGTGCAAAACATCGCCTTCCTGGCAACCGTTATTCCTCCTCTGCCTTTTGCACTTTCGGAAGGTATATCCTGAACACCGTCCCCTCCCCCACCGTGCTTTGGACCGTTATGCGGCCGCCGTGCTGCCCAACAATACGCATGGTTATGGGCAGGCCGAGGCCGGTCCCCTGGGTTTTGGTGGTAAAGAAGGGAGTAAATATGCTTCTGAGCTTATCCTTGTCGACGCCCAGGCCGGAGTCGGCAAAAGAAATCATGACGAAATCTTCAGCCGGATGGATCTCCCCCAGCTCCCGGTCGGCTTCCGATCTCATGCTCACTGTAAGGGTCCCACCCTCCGGCATGGCCTGGATCGCGTTGACTCCAATATTTAGAAACACCTGGCGGAGCTGGTCAGGATCCACTGGAACCCCGGGCATCTCCGGATCGATGTCCACGACGATCTCGACGCCCTGCTTTTTCCTTTCGGGCATCCGTTCGATGAGAAAAAGGGTCTTCGACAGCAGATCTTCAAGATCCGTGACAGCGATCTCGGGCACGGAGGGCCTGGCGAAATTAAGGAGGTCCTTGATGGTGGTATCGAGGCGCTCGATGAGTTTCAGTATCTCCTGGGTCACCGGTTTCCGGGGGTCGTCGTCGGCAAACTCCCTGGCCAACACTTGAGTTGCGCCGGCGATCCCGGCCAAGGGGTTCTTGATCTCATGGGCGATCCCTGCTGCAAGTTCACCCAGGGTAGCCAGGCGGTCGGCGCGTATCATCTGCTCGGCGTGGTAGCGTTTGAGTTCCTGATCCGATTCATCCAGCTGCCCAAGCATGGAATTAAGGCTCTGAGCCAGGCGCCCGAATTCGTCCTTTCTCTTTATTTCAGCCCTGGCCTTGAGGTTGCCCTTTTCCGCCCTGGCCATGGTTTTGACCAGCCTGTTGACCGGCCTGTTGACCAGGATCCAGAGGCTGAGGCTGATGGCCAGCACCACGAGAACCACCGTCGTAAAGGTGGAAGCAAAAAGGAACCTGCTGTTTCCCGCGATCCTTTTTTCCGTCTCTGCCATGGAGACACAGACGTCCAGGACACCAAGGATCTCTCTCTCCTGCCCGTGGCACCTCCTGCACTCCAGAGCGTTCTCGATAGGCTGGACCATGCAGAAGGAACGGTGCCCGCTGCCCTCGGATTTGAAGGGGCGAGCTCCCTCCTTGCTCTGGTAAACGGAATAATCAAGGGAGTCCACCGCCCGCCCCACCTCATCCGCGGCGGCCGAGTAGGTGATGATACCGTCCTCGTCGAAGATCCTCACCGTGTCGATCTCGGGAACGGCCCCCACGTTGGCCACGATCTTCTGGACATCCTTCTGGCAGAACCCGCTCATCTCAACGATGATGGAGTTCATTATCGTGGCCGACATGATGGTGGCCTTGGTCATGGCTTCCTGGATGGCCTGCTGCTCCCAGTTTTTCTTGGTGAGATAGGACGATGTGCCCAGGGCAACGCACAGGATGAGGGTGATGATGAGGTTGACTCTTACGGCGAGGTAACGGATGAGCATTTTATGGTTATCCGTTAAAAGAGCTGCCTAGTGACAGTTTGTGCACAGCAGCGCCCTGTCCTGGGTCAGCAGCGTTCTGTTTTCGCTGGAATGGGGCAGATGGCATCCGGTGCAGACCATCTTTCCATCCTGAGTCAACGGAAACGATGAGGGGACACTGGCCGCCCCCGACTGGCCGCTCAGCGCACGGTTTGCATCCAGAGGGTGGGCAGGGTGACTGGAATGGCACGTGGTGCACACCTCGAAGGCTCCCTTCTTCAGGTTCCCCTTGTGGTCCGAAGCGTGTGGGCTGTGACAAATACCGCAATCCTGCTTCACCGGCGGGTGAATCGATGTCCATATTTTATCCGAGGTATTCAAAAGCGGGTCCTTATGGCATCTCAGACAGATCCCGTTTCCCCGCTGATCCAGAAGCGTGGAGTTTGATGAAGCGTGTGGTTTGTGGCAACTGGGGCAATCCCCCATCGCCACCGGACCGTGAATAACAGGATACTCCGCGCCTGATCCCTTTTCAGTGACACTCTCATGGCATTGGTAACAGAGCCCGGGTAATTCTAGCTTAAGCAGTGAGCTTAAGCCAGCATGAGGCGAATGGCAGGGGACGCACTCTTTATCTTCCATGATAGGCGGATGAATTGAAGATGAAGCCTTGGATCTGAACTCTTCTGTGGGATCGTCATGACACTCCATGCAAACTTCCATACCTACTGCCGACAGGAGTTTCGGGGCCTTTCCTACATGAGGGTCGTGGCATTCGGTGCACGAATCGTCATCGGCAATGGGTGAGTGGACCATGGGCCCCTGGAACTCGTCATGGCACCGGTAGCAAAGGGCCGTTCCCCTGGCCCGGAGCAGGGACTTTTCCGGTGAAGAGTGGGGCGAGTGACATTCCACACATTCACCGGACTGAACCGGATCGTGGATGCTGCCCTTGTCCGGCTTTTCAAAGGCATCGTGACACTCGTAACAAATATTTTCCGTAACCAGGAGAGCCGATGGACCACCGTGGGGGTTGTGGCAATCCATGCACCCGCCCTCTTTAACAGGTGAGTGAACCACCCCCTTATCCCCTGCCCCGGCAGAAACGTCATCATGGCACTCGTAACACAGGGCGGGAACCTTACCGGAAAGGAGTTTCCCTTCGTTGGCTGCGTGAGGGTTGTGGCAGGGTGTGCACTGGCCATCATCTGAAATGGGGGAATGTCCATTTATTTTTTCTCCCTCTGGCGGGATGTCATCGTGGCACTCCCCGCAAACGGTGGCCTGCTCCCCGGCAAGCAGGGAAGGCCCGTGGGAAGCGTGGGGATTGTGACAGGCTGTGCACCCTTCTTCAAGAGCCTCATGTACAACCTTTTTCCCTGACCTCGGGTCGTCGTGACACTCGCAACATATCTTGTTAACTGACTCAACCAGCTGTTTCCCATGATCGGATGAGTGAGGATCGTGGCAGGCGTAACAGCCCTGTTCCAGAGCAGGATGCATATTTTTCATTCCCCAGGTCGGGTCATCGTGACACTCAAAGCATATCGAGTCCCCGGGCAGGTTGAGCAGGGCACTGGTATCCGAGCCATGGGGATCGTGGCACGAGTCGCACTCACCGCTACTGACCGGATCATGGACATTTTTACCCGAAGATTTGCTGTCGTGGCACTCTTCGCAAAGTTCCGGGAGGTTTTTTTTCGTAAGGTGCCCATTTTCAAAAACATGGGGGTCGTGGCAGGAGACACAACCTTCCTCTACGGCATCGTGAGGGAACTTTACTCCCTCCGAGGGATCGTCGTGGCACTCCATACACAGGTCGTTTCCATCTGACAGGAGGCCAGCAGGACTATCCAGAGAAAAATCGTGACAGTTCGTGCAGTCCTCTTCCACCGGGGAATGAAGAGATCGCAGGACGTAGCCCTGGGGCGGTTTCTGACCGGGCCCCAGGAGGGACAGGAAATACCTGCCGCTGTCCACCTTGAGGATGTTTATTCCCCGTTTGAGCAGCATCGACTGGCTGAAGGTCCCATTTTCGTTCATCCGGGGGATAACACCGCCCCGGTTAAGGGTGATGCGCGGAATGTGATCGCCAGCGGGGACCACGCCGAAGATCGTGATGGTAGCCAGTTCAACCGCGGTCTTGTTGGGAGGATAGATAACTATGCTGTTTCCATCAGCCTGAACCTGGCTCGCAGCGATACATGCCAGCAAGGCCGCTGCACAAAAAGCGGATGCAGGGAAGCGCCCCCATCTGAACCTTTTGCTGACCCAAAGATTTCGCCCGGAATTTTTTCGATCAGATAAAGCTGAAATAGTGTGAGGATCCCCCATATCCAGACACCTAATTCATGACTGCTTCCGGCACAGGGTCGCCCACCGGTTCTTTTAGTTTGCCCGGCCCCACGATGACAGATACCGCCGGGCACTGGCTGCAATCGAGGCAGCGGATGCAGTTATGGTTATTGGCGTCCTTGTAGACCGAGATATCCATGGGACAGATCCGCGTGCACTTGTCGCAGTGGGTGCAAAGGGATTCGCTCCACCCAAGGCGCAGGATACTGATCCGGTTAAACAGGGAGAAGATGGCTCCCAGGGGGCAGATCACCCTGCAGAAGGGCCTTTTGGCCAGGGCGGAAAGGGACACAACCGTAATGAGGATAGCCACCTTGGCCCAGAACAGCTCGTGTATCATAAGCCTGATCTCGGGGTTGACAGTGACCCACGGGATCCCTCCGATGAGGGTTCCCACCGGGCAGAGCTTTGAGAACCATGGCTGGAGTGTGTAAAAGGGGATGACGAAAACGAGCCCCGCGAGGATGGCATATTTGATGTAGGTCATCCATGAGGGGATACTCAGCTTGGAAGAGCGGAACTTGTACAGGATCTCCTGAAGGTAGCCGAAGGGACAGATGGTGCCGCAGGCCATTCGGCCGATAGCCATACAGAAGGTGACGAAGAAACCCAGGAAATACATGGGAACGGCCCTGA is a window encoding:
- a CDS encoding cytochrome c3 family protein, encoding MLACIAASQVQADGNSIVIYPPNKTAVELATITIFGVVPAGDHIPRITLNRGGVIPRMNENGTFSQSMLLKRGINILKVDSGRYFLSLLGPGQKPPQGYVLRSLHSPVEEDCTNCHDFSLDSPAGLLSDGNDLCMECHDDPSEGVKFPHDAVEEGCVSCHDPHVFENGHLTKKNLPELCEECHDSKSSGKNVHDPVSSGECDSCHDPHGSDTSALLNLPGDSICFECHDDPTWGMKNMHPALEQGCYACHDPHSSDHGKQLVESVNKICCECHDDPRSGKKVVHEALEEGCTACHNPHASHGPSLLAGEQATVCGECHDDIPPEGEKINGHSPISDDGQCTPCHNPHAANEGKLLSGKVPALCYECHDDVSAGAGDKGVVHSPVKEGGCMDCHNPHGGPSALLVTENICYECHDAFEKPDKGSIHDPVQSGECVECHSPHSSPEKSLLRARGTALCYRCHDEFQGPMVHSPIADDDSCTECHDPHVGKAPKLLSAVGMEVCMECHDDPTEEFRSKASSSIHPPIMEDKECVPCHSPHAGLSSLLKLELPGLCYQCHESVTEKGSGAEYPVIHGPVAMGDCPSCHKPHASSNSTLLDQRGNGICLRCHKDPLLNTSDKIWTSIHPPVKQDCGICHSPHASDHKGNLKKGAFEVCTTCHSSHPAHPLDANRALSGQSGAASVPSSFPLTQDGKMVCTGCHLPHSSENRTLLTQDRALLCTNCH
- a CDS encoding 4Fe-4S binding protein; the encoded protein is MHRILFRRIIQSSLGIGVTNGYLKGFIPPGTLWQGQSRGLCVPALNCYACPASIFACPIGTLQHFVIIRAVPMYFLGFFVTFCMAIGRMACGTICPFGYLQEILYKFRSSKLSIPSWMTYIKYAILAGLVFVIPFYTLQPWFSKLCPVGTLIGGIPWVTVNPEIRLMIHELFWAKVAILITVVSLSALAKRPFCRVICPLGAIFSLFNRISILRLGWSESLCTHCDKCTRICPMDISVYKDANNHNCIRCLDCSQCPAVSVIVGPGKLKEPVGDPVPEAVMN
- a CDS encoding ATP-binding protein, which produces MLIRYLAVRVNLIITLILCVALGTSSYLTKKNWEQQAIQEAMTKATIMSATIMNSIIVEMSGFCQKDVQKIVANVGAVPEIDTVRIFDEDGIITYSAAADEVGRAVDSLDYSVYQSKEGARPFKSEGSGHRSFCMVQPIENALECRRCHGQEREILGVLDVCVSMAETEKRIAGNSRFLFASTFTTVVLVVLAISLSLWILVNRPVNRLVKTMARAEKGNLKARAEIKRKDEFGRLAQSLNSMLGQLDESDQELKRYHAEQMIRADRLATLGELAAGIAHEIKNPLAGIAGATQVLAREFADDDPRKPVTQEILKLIERLDTTIKDLLNFARPSVPEIAVTDLEDLLSKTLFLIERMPERKKQGVEIVVDIDPEMPGVPVDPDQLRQVFLNIGVNAIQAMPEGGTLTVSMRSEADRELGEIHPAEDFVMISFADSGLGVDKDKLRSIFTPFFTTKTQGTGLGLPITMRIVGQHGGRITVQSTVGEGTVFRIYLPKVQKAEEE